In Kribbella amoyensis, the genomic stretch CGGCAGCCTGCACCGGATCTTCAAGCGTCGCGGCTGGCTGTGAGCCGAGCGGTACTCTTCGGGCAACCCCTACGACGAGGAGACTGCGATGTGGTTGTTCCTACGGCGACGGCTGATCATGTGGGCCGTGCTGGCGATCGCGGTGCCGTTGCTGGAGTGGCTGCTCGGCAAGGTCAGCACGGCACTGCGCGAACGGCGCGGTGAAAGCACTGTGACCAAGGGCCTCGACACTGCCCGATCGGGTCTTCGGACCCTGCGCGGCAAGGGTCGTTGAGGCCCTCGGGGCGGCTCTTCGGGGCCCTTCGGACGGGGTCACCGAAGGTCGCCGGATCGTTGCTGAGCAGGGAATCCGGGGCCGATCGGGGCCGAATCGGGGCTTTTTCGGGCCAAAATCGCCCAAAACAAGGCCGAATTGCCGCGTTGGTGTTTGTGAACAGCGGGTTGAGTCCATAACGTTCCTGTGAGATCGAGCGCTGTGCTCGACGCCTACGTTCACGGAGGGAAGCAGTGAACAAGAGCCAGTTGGTCGAAGCGCTCGCAGTGCACTTCGACGGAAACCGCCGCCAGGCCCAGCACGCGCTGGAATCGGTGATCGACACCGTCCAGCGTGAGCTGACCAAGAAGGGCGGCAAGGTCGCCATCACCGGATTCGGTGCGTTCGAGGCCATCGAGCGCGGCGCCCGGATGGTGCGCAACCCGCGGACCGGCGAGACCAAGCGCGCCAAGAAGACCGTGGTTCCGAAGTTCCGCGCGGGTGCGGAGCTGAAGGCCGTGGTCTCCGGTGCGAAGAAGCTGCCGAAGCTCGTCGTTCCGAAGCCGGCCGCGACCGCCACCAAGGCGGCCGCTCCGGCCAAGAAGGCCGCGCCGGCCAAGGCCGCCGCGACCAAGACCGCCGCCAAGAAGGCGCCGGCCAAGGCCGCCGCCACCAAGACGGTCGCCAAGAAGGCCCCGGCCAAGAAGGCCCCGGTCAAGGCCGCCGCCAAGAAGACCGTCGCGAAGAAGGCTCC encodes the following:
- a CDS encoding HU family DNA-binding protein; this translates as MNKSQLVEALAVHFDGNRRQAQHALESVIDTVQRELTKKGGKVAITGFGAFEAIERGARMVRNPRTGETKRAKKTVVPKFRAGAELKAVVSGAKKLPKLVVPKPAATATKAAAPAKKAAPAKAAATKTAAKKAPAKAAATKTVAKKAPAKKAPVKAAAKKTVAKKAPAKTVAKKAPAKKAPAKKTTAKKTTAKRAASR